The DNA region atgtttttataatatatataaaataattaatcttaaaaaatatacaaaaattctcagaaaaagtatatatatatctttattataagTGTTTTcaagaaatatatttattctgtttatattattcataaaataaaacaaaaagaaaaaaaaaaaaaaaaggaagttatatttatttataactAAAATTTTACAATAActtttcatatataaacattaaatgttttgaaaaaaaaatgtcATATCTCCTCTTAATCCTTTTAAAAACGTATCAGAACCgtcatttttattaaataaagtTAAAACTGAATTTAATATTGATTTATGggtttctttttttttatcattatccTTATCATGGgaagataataatacatCAATTTCATTATCAATTTTTGAATTAACCTCTTCaactttattttttccttcttCTGTATCTTTTTGATTCTTCTCCGTTTCTTGTTCTTCTGTCTCTTCTTCTTCTGCTTCATCATCGTCCTCTGTGAAATCATTATCTGAATTATCGTCTCTATTAACTTCTTCTGTAATATTTTCCTCTTCTTCTATTTCATCTACATAGCTTGAGTACATTTCTACTTCCTCCTCGTGCTCTTCTTTTTCGTCTTCATTTTCATTGGctattttatcattttccAATGAAgttaaatttattaattttagcatattttctttttgtcCTTCTTCATCTTCACCTTCACCTTTATCTTTACCTTCACCTTGATCTTTACCTTCATCttcatcttcatcatcatcatcatcatcatcatcatcttcttcttcttcttcttttttttttccatttatTGAACTATCTCCCTCTCTACTAGTAGCTGTACCAGATTCTATTCCAGCAGAAGATCGAACTAAATTCTCTGCCGCACTTGCAGCAGCTTGAGAAATATACGTTGGATCAGTAACTCTTGAAAACCAATTTCCTATGCCAATTCTTACTTTAGTCCATGGAAACAAAAATGACTTTAATTTCCAATTATCTGCTCTATTAACACTTTCTCCTCTCCTCAATTCAccttttcctttttttacAGTAGGTTTTGAGTGAATATAGCTTGGTTCTCTTTTCGTGGatccatatatatattcaccatcttcatatatttcttcttcttcaaTATCTCCAAGATGTTCATCTTCATTTGTAAAATCATTAGATATAATTTGCGTACTTGATTCGATAGCCATCATTATTTCGTTTTGAATATCTTTACTTCTCTGAATTAACACTTTAAGTATttcatctttatttttattttctttaaatgTGTTTTCCAAATCTTTATTCTTACAATTACATTCAATACATTTTTCCTGTAAATATGATTGTGGTGTTAATTCTTTAGCATTATCATATGTAct from Plasmodium gaboni strain SY75 chromosome Unknown, whole genome shotgun sequence includes:
- a CDS encoding duffy binding-like merozoite surface protein, which translates into the protein MRTFNKISVYLFILHVLIFLISISCNIIINDNESNLNLSNIDNLKTEYNDDVLNVNKWENKELVYGNSEEVKEENKYYPSDVCENVGIFSQCPQKSYNSMNDWNYRTIKNSSEANTGVYVPPRRSKLCLLDLGKRKNGIKDMNKFKEELLKVASGESYSLMEYFKNEPSNAIVALDYSFSDLGDIVKGRDMMDNKYTRNINTRLHNIFSKQNGNNDIMRKRLEWWNQNKKDIWESMICGYSGKKKVGNFPELNNIDEVPQFFRWFREWGKDVCYEYEYNLYVVIKLCKIKKNLNNDNSNIDEMQKNDECIKGLNYYLEWINKRKPQWDYQSEMFNNNKSTYDNAKELTPQSYLQEKCIECNCKNKDLENTFKENKNKDEILKVLIQRSKDIQNEIMMAIESSTQIISNDFTNEDEHLGDIEEEEIYEDGEYIYGSTKREPSYIHSKPTVKKGKGELRRGESVNRADNWKLKSFLFPWTKVRIGIGNWFSRVTDPTYISQAAASAAENLVRSSAGIESGTATSREGDSSINGKKKEEEEEDDDDDDDDDEDEDEGKDQGEGKDKGEGEDEEGQKENMLKLINLTSLENDKIANENEDEKEEHEEEVEMYSSYVDEIEEEENITEEVNRDDNSDNDFTEDDDEAEEEETEEQETEKNQKDTEEGKNKVEEVNSKIDNEIDVLLSSHDKDNDKKKETHKSILNSVLTLFNKNDGSDTFLKGLRGDMTFFFQNI